The following DNA comes from Acidobacteriota bacterium.
GCCGTCCGGAGAGCGGCCGATGATCTCAGCCTTGTCGCCGCTCAGGTGCAGCGTCGCCTTGCCCGCTTGGAGGTTGTCGGTCTCGTCGTGATGGTAGAGCACGAGGTCGCCGTCGGCGTCCTGGCCGCCGAGCCACAGGTTACCGCCCTCGGCGTCCAGGCGGACGCGCTGCTGCCCCGTGGCGCTGCGGCCGTTGATCCGGCCCTTCTCGCCGTCGAGGTGGATCGTTGCGTCGTGAACCGAGACGTTGCCGGTGCGACCTCCCCGGAAGAGCACGACGTCACCGTCCTGGCCCTGGCCGCCGAGCCACAGGTTGCCCTCGTCGTCCAGACGCACCGCCCGCTTCTCGTGCTTCCAGATCTCGATCCGGCCGTCGTCGCCGAACATGCGGATCGTAGCGTCGCCCAGGCCCAGCAGTCGGCCGACGAAGGTCCGCGCTTCGACCTTCGCTTTGGTGCCGTCGATCAGGACGTTGGCCGTATTCAGCGACAGCTCGATCTCGTCCTGAACGATCCCGGCCCCGGCCCCGGACGCGATGGGATCGACCACCTGCAGGCGGATGGCCTCCTTGCCATCGGCGTCGCGCAGCGTCAGATCGCCGCCTCGGCCGTGGCCGCCGGCCGTGATGTCGGCCTTGTCGCCGTCGAGCTGGATGGTGGCATTGGGCGGGTTGGCGCTGTCGAAGATCTCCGTCTTTGGCATGGTGCGGACCTCCCTCTCGAATGGCAATTGAGGCGCCTTCCCGGCGCAGGGCCGGACAAGCCGAGATTTCCCAACTGGCTTTCTCACGAAATCTCCGGCGCACAATAGGAGGTGAGAATACCATTCTCCTTGCCCAGGTTTGGAAGAGACCCCGCGTTTTCCTTGCTTGATTTCCTTACTCATGCTCATTACCATTGAGCCATGAAAGCAACGCTGACTTCGAAAGGTCAAATCACCATCCCGGTGGCGATCCGGCGCCGACTCGGACTTGAGGCGGGGCAGATCCTCGAGTTCGACGAGGCTGCTCCCTATCTCAAAGCAGTGCCAGTCTTCGATGAGTCGGCGATGCGGTCGTTGGTAGGCTGCACCGAGGGAAGGCTGGGGAAAACGAGCGCCGAGTGGCTCGAGGAGACGCGCGGTGAGAAGCTCGAGGACGACCCGGACGGTGACGAGCGGCCGTGAGGCTTGCGCTCGACACCTCGGTGCTGCTGACGATCTTCAACCGTGAGCCGCAGGCCGAGCGCTGGATCGAGGCGCTCATCGAAGCGCGGCGCCACGGACAGTTGGTGCTCTGCGAGGTCGTCTACGCCGAGCTCGCTCCGGCCTTTCGGGCCCGCGCGGAGCTCGACCGGGTGCTCGCCGACCTCGGTGCAAGCCTCGATCCCATCACTCCCGATTCCGCCTGGCTCGCTGGCCAAACCTTCCGCCGCTATCGCGCCGAAGGTGGTCCACGCGAGCACCTCATCCCCGACTTCCTCATCGCCGCCCACGCCCAACTGCAAGCCGATCACCTCGCCGCCCTAGACCGCGGCTACTTGCGCCGCTACTTCCCCAACCTCACGCTGTTGCGCCAAGCCTAGCTAGTGGAGAGGAGGGGCCTGCCCGCCCAGGCGAGGGTCGCGCCCCGGGCGGCCATCCAAACCGCTAGAGCGAACCATAGGAGGTGGTTGCTGGAGGTCCAGAGGGCCAGGGCCGCCAGGGGGAGGAAGACGCCGAGGGTGCATAGGAGCATGGCGTTGCGCAGGGTACGGCCGGCGGTGAGGCCGAGGAAGAGGCCGTCGTAGATGAACGCCACGGCACCGAAGAGGAGCACCGGGATCAGCCAGGGGGCCAGCTGAGCGCCCAGGTCGATGACCTCCTGGTGGGAGGTGAGGAGGCGGAGCACGAAGCGGGGGAAAAAGAGCAGGGCGGCCAGCACCCCCACCGTCACCACCTCCGCCACCACCAAGGCCAACACCATCAACCGCCGCAGCGTGGCGCGATCCCGAGCGCCGTGGAAAATACCGGCGAGACTCTCCACCGCGAACGCGGCGCCGTCGACGAAATACGCCGTGAACACCATCAGCCGCAACAAGATCGTATTCGCCACCAAAGCCTCCGTCCCCAGCCAGCCGCTGAGGGCGGTGAACACGCCGAGGGTGCCGGTGAGCATCAGAGTGCGGACGAAAATGTCCCGATTGAGCCGCACCAGCCGCCCCAGGGCCTCCCGCTGCAGGACATCAGCCCACCGCCAGGGCAGGGGCTTGCCGGCGCGCAACATCAAGCTCAAAGCCACCGCCAGCATCAAATACTGGCTCACGGCACTGGCGATGCCGGCCCCCTGAGCCGCCAAGTCCAGGCGCAGGATGAAGACATAATTGAGCACGATGTTGGCGAGATTGGCAGTGACCGTCATGAGCAGTGCCCGGCCGCTCTCCTCCCGCCCCAGGAACCACCCCACCAGAGCAAAATTCGCCAGCGCCGCCGGTGCTCCCCACAGCCGCGCCTCCAAATACGCGGCGGCGGGACCACGGAGCTCGTCGGCGACCTGCAGCGCCGCGAAGCCTACCTCCCGGATCACCGGCGTCAGCGCCAGCAGCAACAGCCCGAGGCCGGCCCCGGGGGCCAGCGCGCGGTAGAGGGCCAGCCAGGTCTCCCGGTGATCCTCCCGCCCTCGGGCCTGGGCGGTGAGGCCGGTGGTGCTCATGCGCAGGAAATTGCACGACCAAAACAGCGTGTCGAAGATCACCGAGGCCAGGGCTACGCCGCCCAGGAAGCGTAGATCCGGCAAATGACCGAGCATGCCGGCGTCTACCAGCCCCACCAGCGGGGCGGTGATGTTGGCCACCACGTTGAGCAGGGTCAGGCGCAAGAAGCGCCGGCCGAGACCGGGAGGGGAAGCCATGAGTGAGGCGTTTTGGGGTTAGCTTTCCGGCAGCTCGAACTGAGGCGTCGGGGCGTCCACGGCGCGGCCGCCGGCGAGGTGGGCGACGATGCGGTCGACGTGGACGTGGCTGGTCTCGATGAAGTGGCGGACGCCTCGCAGCTGAGTGCCGGCGACGGCGGTGCCGGCGACATAGAGGCCGGGGACATTGGTCTCCATGGTCTCCTCGTCGAGCTTCGGCTTGCGGCCGGGGCCTTCGAGCTCGATGCCGGCGCGCTCGAAGAGGGTCGGATCCTGGGAATAGCCGGTGAGCAGCAGCACCTGGTCCGCCGGTACCTCCAGAGCCTCGCCGACTCCCGACCCCTCATCGGACGCGGCCTCGGCGGTGCGCTCCAAGACCACCCGATCCGGCAGGATCTGCCGCGGCACCGTGTTGGGCAGGAAGTCGATGTGGCCCTCGCGGATCATCGCCCGGATCTCCGGCATCAGCCAGAACTTGATGCGCTTCTCGTCGAGCCCCGGTCCACGGTAGCTGAGGGTCACCCGGCTGCCGATGCGCCGGCAGCGGATGGCCGCCTCCACCGCCGAATTCTTGCCACCGACGATGAGCAGCCGGCGGCGGAAATACTCGTGGGGCTCCGCCAGATAGTGGCTGACGTGGGGTAGGTCCTCCCCCGGAATGCCCAATAGCTGGGGCCGGTGCATGTCGCCGATGGCCAGCACCACCCGCCGTGCCCGCAGCCGGTGCTCCACGTGCTGGCGGCGGATGAGAAGGACGAAACCGTCGCCGTCGCCCTCGATCTCCTCCACCTTCTGCCCTGTGTGGATCTCCAGGTCGAATTGCTGCACCACACCGCGCAGATAATTGAGGTATTCCTCCCGGGTGGCCTTGTTCTGGTCGACGGTCTGCAGCGGCACGCCGGCGATGGCGATGCGCTCCGGTGAGGAGAAAAAGCGGGTGAACGGGGCGTACCAGGCGATGGTGGCGCCGATCTGTCCCGCTTCGAAGTGCCGGTAGTCCAAGCCCTTGCGGCGCAAAGCGACGGCGAGCTCGATGCCGATGGGGCCTGCCCCCACGATGGCTACGTCGGTGGTTTCCATGGGTCGGAGCTTACCAGTCTGGAACCAATGTCGGGCCGTCGGATCCAGCTCATGGGGTCCTCGAAGAGACTCGAAAAAGAGGATCGCAAGCGAAGCATTCGACGGACTCCGCTCTTTCGCTCTATACTTCCTAATGTTCGGCCAAACATCGGGTCCACGGTGCTCCCTCGGCCTACCGAGCGGGGAGCGTGGGCCAACCGCCGTCCGGAGACCGCGCCGAAGCCGGCGCAAGAGACCTCGTGGAGGACGTTAGCAATTCTCCCCGTGCCTGGTATCGAGCGTTGTTTCGGTGCCGGGCCAGGACTGCCCGACCATCATGCGTCCGTTGACCCATCTCTCGATCCAAAGCAAGATCATTGGCATCATCCTGCTCACCAACGTGGTGGGCCTGGGCCTGGCGGTGTCTCTGATCATCCGCAACGATCTGGACATCTTCCACCGCGAGCTGGCCACCAGCGCTCAGGTCATCGCCAAGGTCGCCGGTGCCTACAACGTCATCCCCCTGAGCTTCGACGATCCCACCGAAGCCGATATCTCCCTCGCCAAGCTCGACGCCTACGACCACCTGCTAGAGGCCTACATCTTCGATACCGAGGATCAGCCCTTCGCTCAGCGCATCAAGATCCCGCTGGGCATCGGGTTGCCCGACGTCGACCATCAGATCAGCGGCTTCCGGGACGGCTACCTCGAGGTTTGGGAGCCCATCGTCGAGAACGGGGTCAAATACGGCACCATCGTGCTGCGTTTCAGCACGGAGCACCTGGACAATCTCGTGCGCGAGTACCGGCGCAAAATGCTTTCGGTGCTGGCGTTGGTGATCGCCATCTCGGTGCTCTTCTCCTTCTTCCTCGGGCGGGTGATCTCCGGTCCCATCCTGCAGCTCTCGGAGGTGGCGCGGACCATCTCCAACAACGGTGACTACTCGATTCGGGTAAAGAAGATCGGCCGCGATGAGATCGCTACCTTGTGCGATGTCTTCAACGATATGCTGCAACAGATCCAAAATCGGCAGCGGGAGCTGGAGCGGAGCAATCGGGAGCTCGACCACTTCGCCTACGTGGCGTCCCACGATCTGAAGGCCCCGTTGCGGGCCATCGCTTCCCTGGCCCAGTGGATCGAGGAAGACCTGGAGGATCGGCTGACGCCCCAGGCGGCGGATCAGCTGGAGCTGCTGCGCGGCCGGGTTCGGCGCATGGAGGGATTGATCAACGGGATCTTGGAGTACTCCCGCATCGGCCGCATCGACGCCGATCTGGAGGAGGTGGACATCGGAAAGCTGGTGCACGAGGTCATCGATATGATCGGCATCCGCGAAGGGATCAAAGTGGAAGTGGCGGAGAAGATGCCGACTCTGCGTACCAAGAGGGTGCGGTTGCAGCAGGTCTTTGCCAACCTGATCACCAACGCGGTGAAGTACCACGACAAGGAAACCGGCTGGGTGCGGGTGGGAGTCGAGGATGCGGGCGAGACCTACCGCTTCTTCGTCGCCGACGATGGCCCCGGCATCGCTCCGCGCTTCCAAGAGAAGGTATTCATGATCTTCCAGACCCTGCAGGCTCGGGATCAGATCGAGAGCACCGGTGTCGGCCTGGCGTTGGTGAAGAAGATCGTCGAGGCGGAGGGGGGCAAGGTGGAGCTGGATTCGGAGGAGGGGGAGGGGACGACCTTCCTCTTCACCTGGCCGAAAGATCATCGGGACCAGGCTTCTGCGGCCTGATGCGATAGCCTGGAAGAAAGATTTCGACGGAGATGAGGTTTCGACGGACGGCCCGGACGGATAGTGCTTTGGACAGAGGATGTGTGAGGAGGGGGGAGAACGAGCCATGAGCGAGAATGCGCAGCGTCGGCGGGAGAAGGATGGGCAGGGGAGCGGGCATATCCTCCTGGTGGAGGACGACCGGGTCGACGCCATGGCCGTGGAGCGGGCCTTTCGCGAGCTGGACATCGAAGACCGCCTGGAGGTGGTGGCGGACGGCCAGGAAGCCTTGGAGCATCTGGAGCTGGCCTCCGACAAGGTGCCGGACCTGATTCTGCTGGATCTCAACATGCCGCGCATGAGCGGCGTCGAGTTTCTCTTCGCCCGGCAGAGCCACGAGGTGCTACGGCGCATCCCGGTGGTGGTGATGACCACGTCTACCGACGAGAAGGATCGGGTCAGCAGTTTCGACCTGGGGGTGGCGGGCTATATCGTCAAGCCCGTGGACTATCACCAATTCGTCGACGAGATCCGTAGCTTGCAGCGCTTTCGGCACACCGGGAGGTGGCATGCCTGAGACCCTGGCGGGGGCCCAACTGGAAGCCGACGCAGGAGTCGACCCGGACCACATCCGGGTGCTTCTGGTGGAGGACGACGAGGTCGACCAGATGGCCTTTGAGCGCATCGTGCGCCGAGAAGGTCTGCCCTACCGCTACGAGATCGTCGGCAGCCTGGGGGAGGCCCGGGAGCTCTTTCGCAGCCACCGTTTCGACGTCGTCATCTCCGACTACCACCTTCCCGACGGCACCGCCCTGGAGCTTTTCGACCGGCCCCTGTCCATGCCCATCATCGTGATCACCGGCGCCGGCGGCGAGGAGATTGCGGTGCAGGCTATGAAGGCCGGCGCCTACGACTACCTGATCAAGGATCTGGAGCGGAAGTATCTGAAGATTCTCCCCATCACGGTGGAGAACGCTCTCAAGAAGAGCCGGGCGGAGCGCGAGCTGCGCATGCTCTCCCACGCCATCACCAAGATCAACGAGGCGATCTTCATCACCGACCCGGAGGGGGAGGTGCTCTACGTCAACGAGGCCTTCTGCCGCACCTACGGCTATCTCGACCAGGGGATCCTGGGGCGCCACCGCAAGATGCTGTGGGCGGACGAGGGTCAGGCGCCGGGAGATCGGGAGGTGGATCTGGACGGCTCCCGCGGCGGCGAGCAGGTGGAATGCCTGCACCGGCGCCGGGACGGCACGACCTTCCCGGTGTTGCTTTCCCGCTCGACCCTCGAGCTGAGCCGGGAGGAGGGGCTGGCGGAGGTTGGAGTGGTGTGGGACATCACCCAGCGCAAACGCTCGGAGAACGCTCTGCGGGAGAGCGAGGAGCGCTACGCTCTGGCGGCCCGGGGGGCCAACGACGGTCTGTGGGATTGGGATCTGCGCATCGGCGAGATCTTCTTCTCGGCGCGCTGGAAGCACATGATGGGCTACAGCGAGCAGGAGATCGGTTCGAGCCCGGAGGATTGGTTCCGGTTGGTGCATCCGGAGGACTTGAGCCTGCTCAAGGCTCATATCGAGGCCCACATGGAGGGTCGTACGCCCCATTTCGAGCACGAGCACCGCATCCGTCACCGCAACGGTGACTATCGTTGGATGCTCAGCCGTGGCCTGGCGGTGCGCGGCCGCAACGGCCAGGCTTACCGCATGGCGGGCTCCCAGACCGACGTCACGGAGCGCAAGCGGGCGGAGCAGCAGCTAGTCCACGACGCCCTCCACGACGCCCTCACCGGCCTGCCCAACCGCGCCCTCTTCCTCGATCGTCTGAACCATGCCCTGAACCGCTCCCGGCGCCGGGATTCCTATCACTTCGCCGTCCTCTTCCTCGACCTGGACCGCTTCAAGGTGGTCAACGACAGCCTCGGCCACATGCTCGGCGACGAGCTGCTCACCGCCATCGCCCGGCGGCTGGAGGCCTGTCTGCGCATGGGCGATACGGTGGCACGGCTGGGCGGCGATGAATTCGCCATTCTGCTCGACGATTTGGACCGCACCGAAGACGCGGTGGAGGTCTCTCTGCGCATCCTGGAGGATCTCCAGGCGCCCTTCCACCTCGACGGCC
Coding sequences within:
- a CDS encoding NAD(P)-binding domain-containing protein, producing METTDVAIVGAGPIGIELAVALRRKGLDYRHFEAGQIGATIAWYAPFTRFFSSPERIAIAGVPLQTVDQNKATREEYLNYLRGVVQQFDLEIHTGQKVEEIEGDGDGFVLLIRRQHVEHRLRARRVVLAIGDMHRPQLLGIPGEDLPHVSHYLAEPHEYFRRRLLIVGGKNSAVEAAIRCRRIGSRVTLSYRGPGLDEKRIKFWLMPEIRAMIREGHIDFLPNTVPRQILPDRVVLERTAEAASDEGSGVGEALEVPADQVLLLTGYSQDPTLFERAGIELEGPGRKPKLDEETMETNVPGLYVAGTAVAGTQLRGVRHFIETSHVHVDRIVAHLAGGRAVDAPTPQFELPES
- a CDS encoding AbrB/MazE/SpoVT family DNA-binding domain-containing protein; translated protein: MKATLTSKGQITIPVAIRRRLGLEAGQILEFDEAAPYLKAVPVFDESAMRSLVGCTEGRLGKTSAEWLEETRGEKLEDDPDGDERP
- a CDS encoding response regulator, whose translation is MSENAQRRREKDGQGSGHILLVEDDRVDAMAVERAFRELDIEDRLEVVADGQEALEHLELASDKVPDLILLDLNMPRMSGVEFLFARQSHEVLRRIPVVVMTTSTDEKDRVSSFDLGVAGYIVKPVDYHQFVDEIRSLQRFRHTGRWHA
- a CDS encoding type II toxin-antitoxin system VapC family toxin, producing the protein MRLALDTSVLLTIFNREPQAERWIEALIEARRHGQLVLCEVVYAELAPAFRARAELDRVLADLGASLDPITPDSAWLAGQTFRRYRAEGGPREHLIPDFLIAAHAQLQADHLAALDRGYLRRYFPNLTLLRQA
- a CDS encoding ATP-binding protein; translated protein: MRPLTHLSIQSKIIGIILLTNVVGLGLAVSLIIRNDLDIFHRELATSAQVIAKVAGAYNVIPLSFDDPTEADISLAKLDAYDHLLEAYIFDTEDQPFAQRIKIPLGIGLPDVDHQISGFRDGYLEVWEPIVENGVKYGTIVLRFSTEHLDNLVREYRRKMLSVLALVIAISVLFSFFLGRVISGPILQLSEVARTISNNGDYSIRVKKIGRDEIATLCDVFNDMLQQIQNRQRELERSNRELDHFAYVASHDLKAPLRAIASLAQWIEEDLEDRLTPQAADQLELLRGRVRRMEGLINGILEYSRIGRIDADLEEVDIGKLVHEVIDMIGIREGIKVEVAEKMPTLRTKRVRLQQVFANLITNAVKYHDKETGWVRVGVEDAGETYRFFVADDGPGIAPRFQEKVFMIFQTLQARDQIESTGVGLALVKKIVEAEGGKVELDSEEGEGTTFLFTWPKDHRDQASAA
- a CDS encoding EAL domain-containing protein; this translates as MPETLAGAQLEADAGVDPDHIRVLLVEDDEVDQMAFERIVRREGLPYRYEIVGSLGEARELFRSHRFDVVISDYHLPDGTALELFDRPLSMPIIVITGAGGEEIAVQAMKAGAYDYLIKDLERKYLKILPITVENALKKSRAERELRMLSHAITKINEAIFITDPEGEVLYVNEAFCRTYGYLDQGILGRHRKMLWADEGQAPGDREVDLDGSRGGEQVECLHRRRDGTTFPVLLSRSTLELSREEGLAEVGVVWDITQRKRSENALRESEERYALAARGANDGLWDWDLRIGEIFFSARWKHMMGYSEQEIGSSPEDWFRLVHPEDLSLLKAHIEAHMEGRTPHFEHEHRIRHRNGDYRWMLSRGLAVRGRNGQAYRMAGSQTDVTERKRAEQQLVHDALHDALTGLPNRALFLDRLNHALNRSRRRDSYHFAVLFLDLDRFKVVNDSLGHMLGDELLTAIARRLEACLRMGDTVARLGGDEFAILLDDLDRTEDAVEVSLRILEDLQAPFHLDGHELFATASIGIALSVTGYERAEEVLRDADTAMYRAKSQAEKRPVVFDPTMHANAMTVLRLETDLRRAVEREEFELFYQPIVSLKSGVLWGFEALVRWRHPERGLVYPSEFLPLAEETGLILSIGYWVLREAARQTRDWQQRFPRRRELGVSVNVAGQQLAHGAFVAQVDEVLRETSIPPESLRLEITEGVLMDSPEATALVLEQLRERQIKLHIDDFGTGYSSLSHLHRFPVDTLKIDRSFIGALDARGENSEIVRTIIALAHSLNMDVLAEGVETRQQLIVLKGLGCEFGQGFFFARPLEKSAAEEWVARPVHF
- a CDS encoding MATE family efflux transporter — translated: MASPPGLGRRFLRLTLLNVVANITAPLVGLVDAGMLGHLPDLRFLGGVALASVIFDTLFWSCNFLRMSTTGLTAQARGREDHRETWLALYRALAPGAGLGLLLLALTPVIREVGFAALQVADELRGPAAAYLEARLWGAPAALANFALVGWFLGREESGRALLMTVTANLANIVLNYVFILRLDLAAQGAGIASAVSQYLMLAVALSLMLRAGKPLPWRWADVLQREALGRLVRLNRDIFVRTLMLTGTLGVFTALSGWLGTEALVANTILLRLMVFTAYFVDGAAFAVESLAGIFHGARDRATLRRLMVLALVVAEVVTVGVLAALLFFPRFVLRLLTSHQEVIDLGAQLAPWLIPVLLFGAVAFIYDGLFLGLTAGRTLRNAMLLCTLGVFLPLAALALWTSSNHLLWFALAVWMAARGATLAWAGRPLLSTS